One part of the Triplophysa rosa linkage group LG5, Trosa_1v2, whole genome shotgun sequence genome encodes these proteins:
- the LOC130554613 gene encoding neuropilin-1a-like translates to MYWCLLFVTLTGLSVARALTETPCGGKITITSAGYVTSPGYPTGYPVNQQCTWLIEAPEPQQKILINFNPHFDLESRDCKYDFVQVFDGLDEYGFSLGRFCGKIAPSPIISSGNALLIKFTSDYESAGAGFSIRYEIHRTGTECSRNFTASHGVIQTPGYPNNYPNNLECTFIIFAPKMAEIVLDFQSFDMEPDTTAPVGAVCRFDYLEIWDGYPTVGPHIGRYCGSRKPGFIISYTGVLSLSIHTDNAISKEGFSANYSIRTSAEPSQQYHGECMSPLGMESGEITDDRITATSQYNPSWSPLRSRLNYPDNGWTPSEDSAREWIQVDLGFLRYVTAIGTQGAISKETKKAYYVKTYKISVSSNSEDWIAIKDKTKQMVFHGNQNPTDEALALLPKPTLARYLRIRPLTWEQGICMRFEVYGCKISDAPCSSMLGMVSGQISDSQISVWPSAERGWLPEQARLLTGRTGWVVAHPQVLGKNQSLELDLGALRMVTGLILQGGKYRDLNIFIKRFRVMYSTNGTDWTYIPEENSNKVKVFTGNLNHDTPEVRTFDPVMMHFLRIYPERGTPEGMGLRLEVLGCDLQEPTTPLPITTTMEATAATATSVSSNIQTAPIIPTTMDNCDDDGNCHSDTDYDPAETILAEPFLEIEPVPAYIWFACDFGWTENPSFCGWSQDDGEGAEWHIRNNSKHFDRKLPNVDHTGMPHNFIYAALNTSPHRETERNTEMDTEEELATKGWMARLASPPVTAPDSDLCMSFWYHFTEKHTGTLNIKQKTERDDEEGKKEETEHLVRSINRNMKSRWREGRVLIPRAGTPYQVIFEARAESGYISLDDVKILDELDPEECKDPEYKEANEDEIDPAKDDEYEIVHCPEPENTLWSFERGSMLKTLDPILITIIAMSAVGVLLGAVCGVLFYCACAHTSDRNLSALENYNFELVDGVKLQKEKLSAQKSYTEA, encoded by the exons ATGTATTGGTGTTTGCTGTTTGTGACTCTAACAGGGTTGTCCGTGGCTCGCGCTCTAACGG AAACCCCCTGCGGTGGGAAAATCACGATCACTAGCGCCGGTTATGTGACCTCTCCCGGTTACCCGACCGGTTACCCGGTGAACCAGCAATGCACCTGGCTGATCGAAGCGCCCGAGCCACAGCAGAAGATCCTCATCAACTTCAATCCACATTTCGACCTGGAGAGCAGGGACTGCAA gTATGATTTTGTACAGGTGTTTGATGGTCTGGATGAGTACGGTTTCTCTCTCGGGAGGTTCTGCGGCAAAATCGCACCATCTCCAATCATCTCTAGTGGAAACGCTCTGCTCATCAAATTCACCTCTGACTATGAAAGTGCAGGCGCTGGATTCAGCATCCGCTACGAGATACACCGCACAG GTACTGAATGTTCCAGAAACTTCACGGCATCACATGGAGTAATCCAAACCCCTGGTTACCCTAATAATTACCCAAACAACCTTGAGTGCACCTTCATCATCTTCGCACCCAAGATGGCGGAAATCGTCTTGGACTTCCAGAGCTTCGATATGGAACCGGACACGACTGCACCTGTCGGGGCTGTCTGCAGATTTGACTATCTAGAGATTTGGGATGGATACCCAACAG TGGGACCTCATATCGGTCGGTACTGTGGCTCTAGGAAACCAGGCTTTATTATCTCTTACACTGGAGTTCTCTCTCTTAGCATCCATACAGATAACGCTATCTCCAAGGAAGGCTTTTCAGCCAATTACAGCATCCGAACCAGCGCTGAGCCATCCCAGCAGTACCACG gTGAATGTATGTCCCCTTTAGGAATGGAAAGTGGTGAGATCACAGATGACAGAATCACGGCGACATCCCAGTATAATCCCAGCTGGTCTCCACTGCGCTCCAGACTGAATTACCCTGACAACGGCTGGACGCCATCGGAGGACTCGGCTAGAGAGTGGATACAG GTGGATTTGGGGTTCCTGCGGTATGTGACAGCCATAGGAACACAAGGTGCCATATCAAAGGAAACTAAAAAAGCTTATTACGTCAAAACGTACAAGATCAGTGTGAGCTCAAACTCAGAGGACTGGATCGCAAtcaaagacaaaaccaaacaaatg GTGTTCCATGGAAATCAAAATCCCACCGATGAGGCGCTTGCCCTGCTGCCCAAACCCACCCTCGCCCGTTATTTACGGATTCGACCTTTGACCTGGGAACAGGGAATCTGCATGCGTTTCGAGGTGTATGGCTGTAAAATATCAG atgcCCCATGCTCCAGTATGTTGGGAATGGTTTCCggtcagatttctgactctcAGATCTCAGTGTGGCCGTCTGCAGAAAGGGGTTGGCTTCCGGAGCAGGCCAGACTGCTGACCGGGCGTACGGGGTGGGTGGTTGCTCACCCGCAGGTTCTCGGGAAGAACCAGTCACTGGAGCTGGATCTGGGAGCTCTGCGGATGGTAACGGGCCTCATCCTGCAAGGAGGGAAATACAGAGACTTGAATATTTTCATTAAACGCTTCAGAGTTATGTACAGCACTAATGGAACCGACTGGACCTACATACCGGAGGAGAACAGCAACAAAGTGaag GTGTTTACGGGTAATCTCAACCATGACACCCCAGAAGTACGTACTTTTGATCCCGTGATGATGCATTTCCTGCGTATCTATCCTGAACGTGGCACACCTGAAGGAATGGGGTTAAGGCTGGAGGTTTTGGGGTGCGACCTGCAAG AGCCCACAACACCTCTCCCCATCACAACCACCATGGAAGCTACCGCAGCGACAGCCACGAGTGTGTCATCGAATATTCAAACAGCTCCCATCATTCCAACAACAATGGACAATTGTGATGATGACGGCAACTGCCATAGTGACACAGACTACGATCCAGCAG AAACTATATTGGCTGAGCCATTTTTGGAGATTGAGCCAGTGCCCG CATACATCTGGTTTGCCTGTGATTTTGGCTGGACTGAGAACCCCTCCTTCTGTGGGTGGAGTCAAGACGATGGTGAAGGAGCTGAATGGCACATTAGGAACAACAGCAAGCATTTCGACCGCAAACTGCCTAATGTGGACCACACAG GAATGCCTCATAACTTCATTTATGCAGCTCTCAACACAAGCCCACAcagagagacggagagaaaTACCGAAATGGATACAGAAGAAGAGTTGGCGACAAAAGGATGGATGGCAAGACTGGCCAGTCCCCCGGTCACGGCACCAGATTCCGACCTGTGCATGTCGTTCTGGTACCACTTTACCGAGAAACACACAGGAACTCTGAACATCAAACAGAAGACAGAGCGAGACGATGAAGAAGGGAAGAAAGAAGAGACAGAACATCTGGTCCGCTCTATAAACAGAAATATGAAAAGCAGATGGAGGGAAGGAAGAGTTTTGATCCCCAGGGCTGGCACACCTTATCAG gTGATTTTTGAGGCTCGTGCAGAATCTGGGTATATCTCACTGGATGATGTAAAGATACTGGATGAATTGGATCCAGAAGAGTGCAAGG acccAGAGTATAAAGAAGCTAATGAAGATGAAATCG acCCAGCGAAAGATGATGAGTATGAGATTG TGCACTGTCCAGAACCCGAGAACACCCTCTGGAGTTTTGAACGTGGTTCCATGCTGAAGACTTTGGATCCCATCCTGATCACCATCATCGCGATGAGCGCAGTGGGGGTTTTGCTTGGCGCCGTGTGCGGGGTACTGTTCTACTGTGCGTGTGCCCACACCTCCGACCGGAACCTCTCCGCTCTCGAGAACTACAACTTTGAGCTGGTGGACGGAGTCAAACTACAGAAGGAAAAACTCAGTGCACAGAAGTCCTACACAGAGGCGTGA